A single genomic interval of Candidatus Zixiibacteriota bacterium harbors:
- a CDS encoding ferredoxin:glutaredoxin reductase, giving the protein MSDEIQVTEEEVDRLYKKLYREAEAGGYHLNPDVEQTKDLVRGILVNEKRYGYWNCPCRLSSGIKQDDLDIICPCDYRDPDLNDYGTCYCALYVSQAVLEGTQKLRPIPERRLPLEERQKAWTKPAVAGTSALPYPVWRCKVCGYLCARDEPPEVCPVCKAKKDRFEVFM; this is encoded by the coding sequence ATGAGCGATGAAATCCAGGTCACGGAAGAGGAAGTAGATAGATTATACAAGAAACTATATCGTGAAGCTGAAGCAGGTGGGTACCATCTCAATCCGGATGTGGAGCAAACCAAAGACCTTGTCAGGGGTATTCTGGTGAATGAGAAACGGTACGGATACTGGAATTGTCCTTGCAGATTGTCATCTGGTATTAAACAGGATGACCTGGACATAATTTGCCCTTGCGATTATCGGGATCCGGACCTGAACGATTACGGCACCTGCTATTGTGCGCTGTATGTATCGCAGGCAGTTTTAGAAGGCACGCAAAAGTTGAGACCAATACCCGAAAGACGACTTCCGTTAGAGGAAAGACAAAAAGCATGGACCAAACCTGCGGTCGCAGGTACGTCAGCTCTACCATATCCGGTGTGGAGGTGCAAAGTGTGCGGCTACTTATGCGCCAGAGATGAACCTCCGGAGGTGTGCCCGGTGTGCAAGGCAAAGAAAGATCGATTCGAGGTGTTCATGTAA
- a CDS encoding glutaredoxin family protein — MEMNHVKGKNKGHISLYALSTCGWCKKTKRLLDQAKVEYHYTDVDLLQGEEREQAMKELKRWNPACTFPTLVIDDKCIIGYQEKEIKETIGL; from the coding sequence ATGGAAATGAATCACGTTAAGGGCAAGAACAAAGGGCATATTTCTCTCTATGCGCTTAGCACCTGTGGATGGTGCAAGAAGACCAAACGGTTACTGGACCAGGCAAAGGTAGAATATCACTATACCGATGTCGACCTTCTCCAGGGTGAAGAAAGGGAGCAAGCGATGAAGGAATTAAAGCGGTGGAATCCTGCCTGTACGTTTCCCACTCTGGTAATTGATGACAAATGCATTATCGGGTACCAGGAGAAGGAGATAAAGGAGACGATTGGATTATGA